The genomic interval AACAAAAGCCGGCCACCATATGTACCTAGTGGCCGCCGAATCCCTAAACCATCGGCTAACAGATCCTCCTGTCCCAAAATCGAAGTCCACCATAGTGGAGTTTGGATCCGATCGAATCCCGTTTGAGATCCCCGGAATGAGCGACGTCATGCCCTACTCTCACACCAGATTCAGGGATCTGACCGACGAACAGCTCACAGCCTACAGGCAGGCCTTTTCCGACGCCCTTATAAAATCGGTCGATCTCTTTAAACCCCACATTATCCACTGCCATCATCTATGGATACTCACGTCGCTTACCGCAAAGACCTTCCCTTCAATCCCTGTCGTTGCCACCTGCCACGGCTCGGACCTGAGACAGATACGGTCTCTCCCTAGGCTTCGACCTTACGTATCGGAAGGGTGTAGCTCTCTCGACGGGATAATGGCCCTTACGGACGCCCAACGGCGTGAAATATCCTCCTTAATACCTTTGGATCTGGATAAAATAACCGTCACAGGAGGGGGGTACAGAAAGGATCTGTTCTTCCCAGGGGATACCCCTCCACCGCCTCCTATCAGGATAGTCTGCGCTGGGAAAATATCCTCCGCTAAAGGCATTCCATGGCTTGTCGAGGCCCTTAAGACCATAAACCTGCCCTGGGAGCTTCACGTAGCAGGTTCAGGAGAAGGGGAAGACGGAGCGAAATGCACCGAGTTACTGAGATCCCTAGGCAGCAACGTCGTCCTCTACGGAAACATTACCCCTGCTAAGGTAGGGGAGATAATGAGGACCTGTCATCTTTTCGCCCTGCCCTCACTCCACGAGGGGCTTCCTCTGGTCCTACTGGAGGCTCTGGCATCGGGATGTAGGGTGGTAGCCACCGAGTTACCTGGGGTCAAGGAAGTCATAAAAAACCTGAATCGGGACTACTGGTCCACCGTAGCGGTCCCGATGACGGAAAACGGCGAAAGACCTTTAAAAAGGGAGGAGCCCTCCTTTAAAGAAGGGCTCCGAAAGTCTCTGATAGAACAGATGGAGAGGGTCAGCGAAGGCAATCTGCCTGTCGACCTATCGATAAGCGAATTTGAATGGTCCTCGGTATTTAAGAGGACGGAAAAGGCATACGAGCAGGCCCTATCGGAGATCTAGCTCCCCTTGAGATCCAAACCTAGGCTGACCGGTGATATCCTGCATCAAGGAAGCGCTTCTCACAGAGTAATCGGACCAGCAGTTATTGAACATCAAAAAGAGCCTGTCCACCTTTTTGGCGAGACCTAGGACAGGCTCTTTCCATTCCTCCAGCTCTTTTCTGGAATATAAGTACCTGAACTTCTCTCCGACATAGCTTCCTCTATCCCATGCCTCTTTGTTTCTACCGTGAAATCGAACGACGCTTCCCCAGGACGCAGTAGGCTCTACTACAGCAGGAACGGTCCAAGGCAGCGATGGCTCGTCGACGGCCACGTAGGCTATATTGTGACCTCTGAGCCTTTCAAAAAAAACATCTCTGTTCCCTTTATCCAACCAGGTAGAGTTTCTTACCTCAAAGGCTATCTTAAAGGGCCTTGCCTCCTCTACAACCCGATCCAGATAGACCATCATACGGTCGGAAAAAGACGCCCAGGGAGGGAGTTGGAACAGCACGTAACCTAGCTTTCCTACTTTATGTAGCGGCATTATAGACTCAGAAAACTGATGCCATAGCTCAAGCCTGATGGACCTCGGTATTTTCTTGAAATCTATCCTCTTTTCCTCACAGAGGCCTATCTCATCCCTTACCCACCTCGGGAGGGAGGTCCACTGCACCGAGTGAAAGGTGAACAGACCATAGGCTTTAACGTTAAAGATAAAACCAGGAGAAGTCCAGGAGGCCCATCGGTAGACGTCGGTTATATCTGGAATGGCGTAAAAAGTGCTGTCAACCTCCACAGTGTCGAAACAAGAAGAGTAATGGCCAAGGCGAGATTCCCCGTCTTTGGCGGAAGGGGGATACCATCCACTGGATAGAAGCTGACGGTCCGCCCAGGAGCATGTGCCTATTCTGACGTTAATCACAGATGCCTCAGCTCACCGATGGCCCATTAAAGCAGGTTCGACAAGGCGCTTTACCCTGTCGCACCACCTGTTGGCTCTCCAGGCCTTTATCAGACTCACCACGGTATAAAGCTCATCGGGAGCGCTCCCACAGGCGTCGGCCCTTAGTGCTTTATTGTAATCGGACTCATCCATAGCAAAAACCATCTCCCCGTCGTGCATGGAGGTCCTGCCGTTACCTTTGCATCCAAGAGCTACCTTTCCCTGACCGTCTTCGTAGAAAGTGACGACGTAAGAGATATCCCCGATTTGACCGGCGGAAAGATCGAAACGCCTTTTTCTAGCAAAGCCTTCGGACTTCAGGAGCCCGTCGGAATCGTGGTGATCCCTGTACGAAAGGGATCCCAGATAGTGCCAATGCCTCACCAGCGAGACCATAAAGGAGGATAACTTTGAAGCGTCCACCTTTGCCTGGCCGTCCAGGTCTTCCGCTATATTTGCGAGACGCCTTTTCCTAAGAGCCTCCCACAGAGAGTCGGCAAAGTCTATTCCATCGCTTCCGACCATGGAAAAACCCAATATAGTCCCTACCGAAGCTATCTGGAAAGGCATATACCATCGCCCAGGATCGACGGATACCAGTTTAGTTACTATGCCAGCACCTCGTATGTCCCTTATATCTCCCCCTCTAGGGACCTCGACAAACCTCTCCTCGCCGTTCCTCTCAAAAAAAGAATCCTCCTGATCCGATATGTCGAAACAGGGAAGAAAGACCCCATCGTCCTTACCCTCGGATAGATCGGTGATCCAAAGGGATTTTCTCTTCGATTCTGGAAGAAGGGCAAAATCCTTTTTATCCATGACAATCCTGGGCTCCATGGCCATATCCTGTAAGACCACCGTCGTCTTAAGACAAAGAGACCTGAACGAAAGATCGCGGGAAAGCTCCCTTATCAGATCTCTGACCGAATCCTCTAGTACATCCATAGAGTATTCCGCCGTCTGGCCTCTTTTATGTTTCATCTTCAGGACCCTGGCACCATCCTCAAGCCATGAAAAACGGACTGGCTTCATCCTTTCCTTGGCTTTGTTATATATGCCTAACCTAGGGGCACCTGAACCACGCCATATCTGTAAGGCCAGGACATCGTCAATTTCTTTGGAACATAAAATAGTCCCGTTTTCCCTCTGCTCCATAAACAAAAACCCTCTTTCCAGTCTTGTCTGTACACAGTCTATAATCTGGACACAGTAAAATTATTTTCCGAGAAAAGGGTTACCCCTCGATCCGACAAAGCGGAGGCAAAAAAACCTTGGCCCCTACGTAGAGAACCGGAAAAAGAGCCGTCGTAAACCCATGAAACTCCGCAGGAGGGGCTTTTCTCCTTGAGTAAAGCGACCTTCACGTCCAACATGTCAACCATATGGAGAGACTCCTTTACGCCTTTGTCGAAAAACCCAGTCATATCGAGGCCATTAAGGTTCACGACCTTATTCCCCTTTATCTCACAAGGTAGTCTAGGGGTGGGGAGGCCTCCAAGCTGCTCCGGGCAGAGGGGGACAGCTAGCCCCATTTTCATAAGCTCCACAGCTCCCTGAAAAAGACAGGAGCTTCCATCGTAGCGACAGTTAAGGCCTACCAGACAGGCACTGACTACTATCATACTCACATCAGCCTTTCGGACTATCATTATACATTGGGTCTAGATCTATATCCATTGATACTTGTGAATCAGACGCTATAGGTGTATCATCTCTCCCTTGGGTTACAGTCTGAACATACGAAATATCATAGGAGTGGTATATGTGCAAGCATCAGAGAAAATAAGAAACCTCGCCATAATAGCCCATATCGATCACGGCAAGACGACGTTGATCGATTCCATTTTTAAAGCGACCCAGGTCTTCAGGGAAAACGCAAAGGTAGAGGAAAGGGTTATGGACAGCGGCGAGATAGAGAGAGAACGGGGGATAACCATAACCTCCAAGCATTGCACAGTCAACTGGAAGGATTATCTCATAAATATAGTGGATACGCCGGGACATGCGGACTTTTCTGGAGAGGTCGAACGAGTCCTATCCATGGTGGACTCGGTTCTACTTCTAGTGGACGCAAACGAAGGACCGATGCCTCAGACTCGATACGTCCTTTCGAGGGCCTTAAACCTAGGCTTAAAGCCTATAGTTATAGTAAACAAAGTGGACCGTCCTCGGGCTACTCCCGACGAAGCTCTGGACAAAACCATAGATCTCTTTATAGAACTAGGAGCCGATGAGTCTCAGTTAGAGTTCCCCGTGCTTTACGGATCAGGGCTCGACGGATGGCTGGTCAAAGAACTAGGCGACGCAAGAAGGGATATGGAACCCCTCTTTGAGACCATAGTTGAATACGTACAGCCTCCTGAAGTAGATGAAAATGCCCCTTTCAGGATGCAGGTAAGCACCTTAGCTTGGAACGATTACGTCGGCCAGATAGGTTGTGGCAAGATAATATCGGGGAAAATATCCAAAGGAGAACCTTTTGTCCAGACCAGAACGGCCTGGGAGGATTCCTCCGAAAAGACAAAAGAATGGAAGATTCTGACAAAATCCCAGGAAAAATCCGTACACCTTTGGGTAACCAAAGGACTGGATAAAGTCGAGACCGAGCAGGCCTGTGCAGGAGATATCATATGGATAGCAGGGCCTAAATCGATCGATATAGGGGATACCTTCTCATCCTCTCTAAGCCAGGAACCACCGTTTCCCCCTATAGAGATAGAGGAACCGACGGTCTCTATGTTCTTTTTAGTCAACAACGGCCCCTTCGCCGGGAAGAACGGGACTCCATTGACCTTACGACAGCTTAAGGCGAGGCTCGAGCGGGAGACCCATACCAACGTAGCCCTAAAAGTTGAGGACCTAGGAAGACCTGACGGGGTAAAGGTCTCCGGAAGAGGAGAGCTTCAGCTGGCTATCCTTATAGAGGAGATGATCCGAGAGGGCTCGGAGCTATGTGTATCCAGGCCAGAGGTAATAACGAAAAAAGACGACTCAGGCAAGACGTTGGAACCTATGGAACAGCTGGTAATAGAGGTACCTGAAGCATACCAGGGAACGGTAATAGAGAAACTGGCTCAGAGAAAAGCGGACCTCGTAGATATGTCCGTAATGGACACAGGAGTCGTCAAGATGAAGTTCGATATCCCTACAAGAGGGCTGATAGGCTACAGAGGCGAATTTTTGACCGATACGAGAGGATTAGGAATCATGGCCTCTAGATTTGTGGGATACGGCCCCTGGAAAGGCGAGGTCTCATCCAGGAACAGGGGATCTATGGTAAGCATGGACACCGGACCGGCGACAGGGTATCAGCTCGACAACCTTCAGGAGAGAGGAACGCTGTTTATATCCCCTGGAATAGAGGTCTATAACGGCCAGATAGTGGGGGAGAACTCCAGACCTGGCGATATCCCCTGTAACCCCACTAAAAAGAAGCAAACCAGCAACCACCGTTCCGCCACGAAAGACATGGGGATAAAACTGGACGTCCCAAGAAAGATGTCGTTGGACAAAGCACTTGAGTGGATTGCCGACGATGAGCTTGTAGAGGCAACCCCTAAAGAGATCAGGATAAGAAAAGCCATCCTCGACATGAACGAGAGGAAAAAAGCCACTAAAAGAGACTAAAAGAGATCCTCGGAGGGGCTGCAAGTCAGTCCCTCCGTTTTCCCTCATCCCTTTAAGCCATCCCTAAGAGCGGATATAAGATCTCTAGCGGAAGTCCGATTCATCCTTATCCTGTGTTGCATCCTTCCCAAGTCGTCTTTGATAAAAAGTATGAGCTGTGCCTCTCCGTCCTCCTGTTTCCTTATGTCCACGTCGAAGATCAAATCAGGGGCAGCAGGATAACAGCTGTCATCATCGACGTTTATAGTCGATCTCGCTAAAAAGTCCAAGGCCGAGGCCTTGTGGGTCATAGATGTCATTTTCAAACCTCCCGTTTTAACGGAATAACAAGTTTTACCGTAGTTCCCCTACCTGGCTGACTTTCTATAGTCAAGCTTCCTCCAACCAGAGAGGTCCTTTCCTCCATGCTGTTTATGCCGTAACATCCTCGGCTCTCTGCCTCCAGCTTGGCCTTATGGACGTCAAAACCTCTACCGTCATCCTTCACCACCGCTCTAAAAGAATCTTTCCCCATAGATACTCTAAGATCTATTCTACTAGCTCTTCCGTTTTTAACGGCGTTAACCATAGCCTGATATATTATCTTAAAGATATTCGATTTTAGGTATACAGGCATCTGCCATCCCGTTCCATCCACTGCCATACCCACGTCTATCCCGTACCGCTTTTCCATTTGAGCGACAAGCCTCTCAAGGGCTACATCTACTCCTTTTTCGATACCTGGAGGGTTAAGCCTCATAAGAAAAGCCCTTACTTCGCTATCCGCATCCTCAACTATGTTTCTCAGGCACCGTAGCTCGGAGAGGGCCTTTTCCGTCATGCCGGAAATAAGGTACTGTTCCGCTAGGTCAACCGACAGCACCGCCCCCCCAAACTTCTGAGCTGGCCCATCGTGGAGCTCTCTGCCCAGATGGAGCCCCTCCCTCTCCGCCATGGCTACCGCTGCAGCCAGAACTCCGTCTTTTTCCGGCGTCTCAACCTTACGCCCTGTGTCTATTATCTCTATGGCCATCCTGAAGCGACTGCCTAGTTCCTCGGTTTTTTTGAGGGTTTCCTCCTTCCTCTTTATTTCCCTGGCTAAATAGTCCCTCATAGATCGCAGGTTTTTCTCCCTTTCCTCCAGACTTCCTCTCATCTTCATCAGATGCTCTACCTGAAAGTAGGCCTCCTTTTCAACTGCCTCATCTCCAGATCTCGCGGAAGAGACCAGCAGCTCTCGAGCCTTTTGGCATTGACGACTACAGCTCTCGTTGGCCTCCAGGACTTCCTCGACCTCGACCTGTATAGATCCATATCTATCTTTTAACTCAATATACCGTTCGTACTCCTCCATCCTGATTTTACTCAACTCATCAAGCCCACCGGAGAGCACACTGCTCACATCATTAAATATATTATCTATACGATTAAAACTCAACTCTGGCATAAAAAAGCCTCCCACGATTGGATAAAGAGCCAAGACTATGAGGAACCTCTAAAAACGCTCATCCTCTGAGAGATCGTTCCGACAGAGCTCAGAGCCCCTATACTCGACATGCCACCTTTGAGTACGAATGGAGGCGACAGGAAATCGCTCCAATACAATTATTTGAAACAGGGCGTAGCCAGGACGGTCTCTTCGGAACTCGAAGATAAGCTTCTAGAGGTTCCCTAGAGTAACAAACGCAAAAAAATATCCCCTATAACCGGAACAGGTTGGCTTTATCTCTGATATATCGTAATATCGTCAGGAGATACCGTCCAACAGGATACTTAAGGGGGAATTTTTGTGAGAAAAATAACCGTCCTAGGCGGCGGTAGCTGGGGCACCGCTCTAGCTACCGTAGCGGCCAGAAACGGTAACACCGTTTCCCTGTGGTGTCGAAGGGAAGAGCAAGCCAGATCTATAACGGAAAGCAGAGAAAACCTAAGGTACCTACCGGGATCGCCTATACCGGATGAAGTAAAAGCGACCTCCAATCTTAAGGAAGCCCTTTCCTTCTCCGATCTATGGATACTTTCAGTCCCTACCCAAAGCGTCAGGCCGCTACTTAAGGAGATCGCCAAAGTCTCATCGAGGGAAAGCGTCTCTCTGTGCAACGTGGCAAAAGGGATCGAAACCCAATCCCTGAAAAGGATAAGCCAAATCGTCGAGGAAGAGATACCTCTAGCAAAGTATACCGTACTTTCCGGCCCTAGCCACGCGGAGGAAGTTATCAAAGGACTTCCCACGGCGGTGGTGGCTGCATCAGACTTATCCGATCAATACTTAATCTGGCAAAAGGCCCTTAACACCAACTTCTTCCGCATATACTCCAGCGACGACGTATGCGGCGTAGAGACCGGCGGAGCGTTGAAAAACGTCGTGGCTGTGGCCTCAGGACTGGCCCACAGCATGGAAATGGGGGACAACGCCATAGCCTCTATGGTAACAAGGGGCCTGGCGGAGATAATGAGACTGGCCGTCGCCATGGGAGCCCATCCGATAACATTGGCGGGATTGGCGGGCATCGGGGATCTAATGGTAACCGCATACAGCCGCCACTCGAGAAACTTCCGGTTGGGAGTGGCGTTAGGAAAGGGAATGACCTTAGACGAAGCTGTCGCCTCCTTAGGTCAGGTAGCGGAAGGGGCTTATACCGTCAAAGCGGCGGTCGCCCTAGGCCAATCCCTATCGGTAGATCTCCCTATAACAGAGGCAGTATACCAGGTACTTTACCAAAACAACTCGCCGGAGGAAACCATAAAGGATCTTCTTTCAAGAGATCCCAAACCGGAGTACCCTCCTCATGTATTTGAGGGTCAAAAGGTAGATCATTAAAACAGTTGCACTCAATAGTATCATGGTGTATAGTTTAGGCACGATCAAACGACATTGAGGAGGGGTTCTTGTGGCTGCTAACATAAACAAAGATACCTGCGTAGGATGCGAGGCGTGTGTCGGTATTTGCCCCGTAGAGGCTATAGCCATGGATGACGGCAAAGCCTGTGTGGACGAGGGAAAGTGCGTCGACTGTGGAGCTTGCGTTTCTGCCTGTCCGGTAGAGGCTATCTCTCTATAAGACAAAGATATTTAAAATGGCCGTCTCCCTGAGGGAGGCGGCCTCTGTCTGTGTTGACACCGGAAAGGATCGATTGGAAATGTCCATGGTAAAAATATTTGAAGGGCTCATGCTCATATGCTTTGGCATGGCCTGGCCCGCCTCTATACTCAAAAGCTTCACCTCTGGAAGCACAAAGGGGAAAAGCTTAGTTTTTCTGGTCGTAATTCTAATTGGATACGCCTCTGGCATAGCGAAATGCCTTCTTGAGCCGTCGATTCACTGGCCGGTATTCAGCCTTTACATCCTAAACACCCTTATGGTGAGCACCGATACCGCCTTATATTTTAGAAATAAACGTCGGGAAGCCACAGAATAAAACATGGGAAGAGCAAGAAGTGCTCTTCCCATGTTTTATTCTAAAAAATCCCTTAATTTTTTACTTCTACTAGGATGACGAAGTTTTCTCAAGGCTTTAGCCTCTATCTGCCTTATCCTCTCTCTTGTGACGCCGAAACGCCGGCCGACCTCTTCCAAGGTGTAGGAGCGACCATCCTCTAGACCGAAGCGATATCGCAGGACCTCCCTCTCTCTGTCCGAAAGGGCATCCAGCATCTCCTCTATCTGCTCATGAAGGAGGTTACAGGCCGCGGCCTCCTCTGGGCTAGGAAGATCTCTGTCCTCTATGAAATCCCCTAGCTGGCTGTCCTCTTCTTCGCCTATAGGGGTTTCCAGGGATACCGGAAGCTGCGCAATCCTTCTGATCTCCTCGACCTTGGTCACGTCTATCTCCATCTCCGCGGAAATTTCTTCGTCCGAGGGCTCCCGCCCAAGCTTCTGCACCAGCTGCCTTGCCACCCTCACCATCTTATTGATGGTCTCAACCATATGCACAGGTATCCTTATAGTTCTGGCCTGATCGGCGATAGCTCTGGTTATAGCCTGTCTTATCCACCAAGTGGCGTAGGTACTGAACTTGAACCCTTTGCGATAGTCGAACTTCTCCACCGCCCTGATAAGACCTAGATTGCCCTCCTGGATGAGGTCGAGAAAAAGCATTCCCCTTCCGATATACTTTTTGGCGATACTGACCACGAGACGAAGGTTTGCGTCTATTATCTTCTGTTTAGCTTTTTCGTCACCGTCCTCGACCCGTTTGGCAAGCTCAACCTCCTCTGCCGCGTCAAGCAGAGGAACTTTGCCTATCTCTCTGAGATACATCCTTACCGGATCGGTCAGAGGTATGTCGTCGAGCTTTCCAAGCTCATCTACGTATCCGTGTTCGTCATCGGAAGAGGAAGACGATGACTGCGCAGAGGGCTGGGAGCTCGCCTTGATCCGGGCGTCTCCTTCCTCTATGACCTCTATACCCATCTCCATAAGGTTCTCAAACACGTTTTCCAGTATCTCCGTGTTCCAGAATTCTATAGGGATGAACTTCTCTATGTCCTTTTGGGTGACATAGCCGTTTTTGCGACCTTGCATTATGAGCTCTCTGATTCGCTCCATATAGACCTTAAGGTCGTCACGAGAAATATTAACGTCTTTCGAAGCCTTACCTCTCACAGGAGATTTGTTCTCTGAACCTGCCATATAGCCACTACTCCCCCTACCTTTAGGAACCCTTTTTTTATACAAAACTACCTCTACCCATATTACATCAAAAAACGTCGATCTCAATGGGCAACAAGAGGCTAAAACGTCTTACGACGAAAGAGAGGGGATATATATATCCCCTCTCTTTCGTCGTAAGATCTATCGTCCAATAGGACTTGATTATACCACGAAGTACTCTATCGACAAAACTCAAAGGCTATGTACACCCCAAAAGAGCTACCTGGACATCTCCAATCTGTTTCTTTCCCTTAAAAGCGCGCAGACCTTCTCAACCAGCCCTTCGATCTCAGGCTTTGTTATCTGAGCATCAGCACCTATACTGGCGGCCTTACGGCGGATATCCTCCGCCATTATGGAGGAGAAGATAATCACTGGCATATCGCGATGAGCTTCGCTCTCTTTAACGAGCCTGGTAAGGGCAAAACCGTCCATTTTAGGCATCTCTATGTCGGAGATAAGCAGGTCAAAGTGCCCCGCTTCCTCCTCTGCGATCCGATCCCAGGCGGCTTTACCGTGACCGACGCTCTCTACGTTGTGAAAACCCCCTTGATCGAGGACATCTATGACCTGACGCCGAAT from Dethiosulfovibrio salsuginis carries:
- a CDS encoding DUF72 domain-containing protein: MINVRIGTCSWADRQLLSSGWYPPSAKDGESRLGHYSSCFDTVEVDSTFYAIPDITDVYRWASWTSPGFIFNVKAYGLFTFHSVQWTSLPRWVRDEIGLCEEKRIDFKKIPRSIRLELWHQFSESIMPLHKVGKLGYVLFQLPPWASFSDRMMVYLDRVVEEARPFKIAFEVRNSTWLDKGNRDVFFERLRGHNIAYVAVDEPSLPWTVPAVVEPTASWGSVVRFHGRNKEAWDRGSYVGEKFRYLYSRKELEEWKEPVLGLAKKVDRLFLMFNNCWSDYSVRSASLMQDITGQPRFGSQGELDLR
- a CDS encoding sensor histidine kinase, which produces MPELSFNRIDNIFNDVSSVLSGGLDELSKIRMEEYERYIELKDRYGSIQVEVEEVLEANESCSRQCQKARELLVSSARSGDEAVEKEAYFQVEHLMKMRGSLEEREKNLRSMRDYLAREIKRKEETLKKTEELGSRFRMAIEIIDTGRKVETPEKDGVLAAAVAMAEREGLHLGRELHDGPAQKFGGAVLSVDLAEQYLISGMTEKALSELRCLRNIVEDADSEVRAFLMRLNPPGIEKGVDVALERLVAQMEKRYGIDVGMAVDGTGWQMPVYLKSNIFKIIYQAMVNAVKNGRASRIDLRVSMGKDSFRAVVKDDGRGFDVHKAKLEAESRGCYGINSMEERTSLVGGSLTIESQPGRGTTVKLVIPLKREV
- the rpoD gene encoding RNA polymerase sigma factor RpoD; its protein translation is MERIRELIMQGRKNGYVTQKDIEKFIPIEFWNTEILENVFENLMEMGIEVIEEGDARIKASSQPSAQSSSSSSDDEHGYVDELGKLDDIPLTDPVRMYLREIGKVPLLDAAEEVELAKRVEDGDEKAKQKIIDANLRLVVSIAKKYIGRGMLFLDLIQEGNLGLIRAVEKFDYRKGFKFSTYATWWIRQAITRAIADQARTIRIPVHMVETINKMVRVARQLVQKLGREPSDEEISAEMEIDVTKVEEIRRIAQLPVSLETPIGEEEDSQLGDFIEDRDLPSPEEAAACNLLHEQIEEMLDALSDREREVLRYRFGLEDGRSYTLEEVGRRFGVTRERIRQIEAKALRKLRHPSRSKKLRDFLE
- a CDS encoding DUF523 domain-containing protein: MIVRKADVSMIVVSACLVGLNCRYDGSSCLFQGAVELMKMGLAVPLCPEQLGGLPTPRLPCEIKGNKVVNLNGLDMTGFFDKGVKESLHMVDMLDVKVALLKEKSPSCGVSWVYDGSFSGSLRRGQGFFASALSDRGVTLFSENNFTVSRL
- a CDS encoding glycosyltransferase family 4 protein, which codes for MTGRLRILQVLSQRPESTGSGLYVRSLIEEGTKAGHHMYLVAAESLNHRLTDPPVPKSKSTIVEFGSDRIPFEIPGMSDVMPYSHTRFRDLTDEQLTAYRQAFSDALIKSVDLFKPHIIHCHHLWILTSLTAKTFPSIPVVATCHGSDLRQIRSLPRLRPYVSEGCSSLDGIMALTDAQRREISSLIPLDLDKITVTGGGYRKDLFFPGDTPPPPPIRIVCAGKISSAKGIPWLVEALKTINLPWELHVAGSGEGEDGAKCTELLRSLGSNVVLYGNITPAKVGEIMRTCHLFALPSLHEGLPLVLLEALASGCRVVATELPGVKEVIKNLNRDYWSTVAVPMTENGERPLKREEPSFKEGLRKSLIEQMERVSEGNLPVDLSISEFEWSSVFKRTEKAYEQALSEI
- a CDS encoding indolepyruvate ferredoxin oxidoreductase subunit alpha, with amino-acid sequence MAANINKDTCVGCEACVGICPVEAIAMDDGKACVDEGKCVDCGACVSACPVEAISL
- a CDS encoding NAD(P)H-dependent glycerol-3-phosphate dehydrogenase codes for the protein MRKITVLGGGSWGTALATVAARNGNTVSLWCRREEQARSITESRENLRYLPGSPIPDEVKATSNLKEALSFSDLWILSVPTQSVRPLLKEIAKVSSRESVSLCNVAKGIETQSLKRISQIVEEEIPLAKYTVLSGPSHAEEVIKGLPTAVVAASDLSDQYLIWQKALNTNFFRIYSSDDVCGVETGGALKNVVAVASGLAHSMEMGDNAIASMVTRGLAEIMRLAVAMGAHPITLAGLAGIGDLMVTAYSRHSRNFRLGVALGKGMTLDEAVASLGQVAEGAYTVKAAVALGQSLSVDLPITEAVYQVLYQNNSPEETIKDLLSRDPKPEYPPHVFEGQKVDH
- the typA gene encoding translational GTPase TypA, with amino-acid sequence MQASEKIRNLAIIAHIDHGKTTLIDSIFKATQVFRENAKVEERVMDSGEIERERGITITSKHCTVNWKDYLINIVDTPGHADFSGEVERVLSMVDSVLLLVDANEGPMPQTRYVLSRALNLGLKPIVIVNKVDRPRATPDEALDKTIDLFIELGADESQLEFPVLYGSGLDGWLVKELGDARRDMEPLFETIVEYVQPPEVDENAPFRMQVSTLAWNDYVGQIGCGKIISGKISKGEPFVQTRTAWEDSSEKTKEWKILTKSQEKSVHLWVTKGLDKVETEQACAGDIIWIAGPKSIDIGDTFSSSLSQEPPFPPIEIEEPTVSMFFLVNNGPFAGKNGTPLTLRQLKARLERETHTNVALKVEDLGRPDGVKVSGRGELQLAILIEEMIREGSELCVSRPEVITKKDDSGKTLEPMEQLVIEVPEAYQGTVIEKLAQRKADLVDMSVMDTGVVKMKFDIPTRGLIGYRGEFLTDTRGLGIMASRFVGYGPWKGEVSSRNRGSMVSMDTGPATGYQLDNLQERGTLFISPGIEVYNGQIVGENSRPGDIPCNPTKKKQTSNHRSATKDMGIKLDVPRKMSLDKALEWIADDELVEATPKEIRIRKAILDMNERKKATKRD